A stretch of the Acidilobus sp. 7A genome encodes the following:
- a CDS encoding acetate--CoA ligase, translated as MSTDGIGGKAILIPPQVSYLIAQAEKDPTAFWESVAKEETNLIYWKRTWDKAFEWEPGKPYRWFVGGITNAHYSHVDYPIEKGFGNKAIYIYENAELGVTRTYTFLQFDDMVRRYAAAMRALGVRKGDRVLLYMPTRVEAIAVLHAAARIGAIATSVYAGFSAMSLRDRIELTGAKVIFTQDFNARRGKLIDLKGVVDEALRSMERTTVEKVVVLKSEYTEKEPQMQGNRDMLFEEFLAMSKEGSPDVEWVESNEPLLITPTSGTTAKPKPVVHKHGPFQVHVVTMGRWVYDLGPEDTWFITSDVGWQAGVSYMVWGVPVFGATSIVYDGTPDYPRPDMWWDVIERNRVTKLWISPTGIRLLSKYGTEYARKHDLSSLKVVFSAGEPLNPEPLRWLMNDVLDGRVPVIDHYWQTETGGPVVGNPYGIQMIPIKPGSAGIPLPGILGMVVNEETGQPAKPGEKGVFVVRNPFPGYTSELWQDYQWYLRSYWEARPQLKGIIYSGDAAMVDEDGYIWFLGRADDVIKISAHRIGTFELESALVSHPAVAEAAVIGVPDPERGQVAVGFVVLKEGYRPSEELKRELIEHVKKTFGPIAVFKTIEIVKALPKTRSGKIMRRVIRAVYLNEPLGDVSTLEDESEVEEIKRAIEQFKNAMKESGSA; from the coding sequence ATGTCAACTGACGGAATAGGGGGTAAGGCAATACTGATCCCCCCGCAGGTCTCCTACCTAATCGCCCAGGCCGAGAAGGACCCCACAGCCTTCTGGGAGTCTGTTGCAAAGGAGGAGACAAACCTAATCTACTGGAAGAGAACGTGGGACAAGGCGTTTGAGTGGGAGCCAGGGAAGCCCTACAGGTGGTTCGTAGGCGGCATAACGAACGCCCACTACAGCCACGTAGATTACCCCATCGAGAAGGGATTTGGCAACAAGGCCATTTACATCTACGAGAACGCGGAGCTCGGCGTAACCAGGACGTATACCTTCCTGCAGTTCGACGACATGGTCCGCCGCTACGCAGCTGCCATGAGGGCCCTCGGCGTGAGGAAGGGCGACAGGGTGCTCCTCTACATGCCCACCAGAGTTGAGGCCATAGCGGTGCTTCACGCCGCCGCCAGGATAGGGGCTATCGCTACATCCGTTTACGCTGGCTTCTCAGCAATGAGCCTCAGGGATCGCATAGAGCTCACCGGGGCCAAGGTCATCTTCACGCAGGACTTCAACGCAAGAAGAGGTAAGCTGATAGACCTCAAGGGGGTGGTTGATGAGGCCCTCAGGTCAATGGAAAGGACCACGGTTGAGAAGGTGGTGGTGCTTAAGTCTGAGTACACCGAGAAGGAGCCCCAGATGCAGGGCAACCGCGACATGCTCTTTGAGGAGTTCCTTGCAATGAGCAAGGAGGGATCGCCTGACGTTGAGTGGGTCGAGTCCAACGAGCCCCTGCTCATAACTCCCACCTCCGGCACTACCGCAAAGCCTAAGCCTGTTGTTCACAAGCACGGCCCCTTCCAGGTCCACGTGGTCACAATGGGCAGGTGGGTCTATGACCTCGGCCCTGAGGACACGTGGTTCATAACTAGCGACGTGGGCTGGCAGGCGGGCGTCAGCTACATGGTCTGGGGCGTTCCAGTATTTGGGGCTACAAGCATTGTTTACGACGGCACCCCTGACTACCCAAGGCCTGACATGTGGTGGGATGTCATAGAGCGCAACAGGGTCACGAAGCTATGGATATCGCCCACAGGCATAAGGCTGCTGAGCAAGTACGGCACGGAGTACGCAAGGAAGCACGATCTCTCGAGCCTGAAGGTGGTCTTCAGCGCAGGGGAGCCCCTGAACCCTGAGCCCCTGAGGTGGCTCATGAACGACGTCCTTGACGGGAGGGTGCCGGTGATAGACCACTACTGGCAGACCGAGACCGGAGGGCCAGTCGTTGGAAACCCCTACGGCATACAGATGATCCCAATAAAGCCAGGCAGCGCCGGCATACCTTTGCCTGGCATCCTAGGCATGGTAGTTAACGAGGAGACGGGACAGCCGGCGAAGCCGGGAGAGAAGGGGGTCTTCGTGGTAAGGAACCCATTCCCAGGGTACACCTCTGAGCTCTGGCAGGACTACCAGTGGTACCTCAGGTCCTACTGGGAGGCAAGGCCGCAGCTCAAGGGCATAATATACTCCGGCGACGCAGCCATGGTCGACGAGGACGGCTACATATGGTTCCTCGGGAGGGCTGACGACGTTATAAAGATATCAGCTCACAGGATAGGCACGTTTGAGCTTGAGAGCGCCCTGGTCTCACACCCGGCAGTCGCAGAGGCCGCAGTGATAGGCGTGCCAGACCCAGAGAGGGGGCAGGTGGCCGTTGGCTTTGTGGTGCTCAAGGAGGGCTACAGGCCCAGCGAGGAGCTGAAGAGGGAACTCATAGAGCACGTGAAGAAGACCTTCGGCCCCATAGCGGTCTTCAAGACAATAGAGATCGTTAAGGCCCTGCCCAAGACTAGGAGCGGGAAGATAATGAGAAGGGTCATCAGGGCGGTCTACCTTAATGAGCCGCTCGGAGACGTGTCAACACTTGAGGATGAGAGCGAGGTGGAGGAGATCAAGAGAGCCATAGAGCAGTTCAAGAACGCCATGAAGGAGAGCGGCAGCGCTTGA
- the pth2 gene encoding peptidyl-tRNA hydrolase Pth2: MRHQMKQAIVLRRDLQMGRGKAAAQAAHAACDAVVQIVNGDNRQWSEWLREWLSQGQKKVVLRVESEDELNKVYSEAVSLGLPTSIIEDAGLTQLPPGTKTAVAVGPAPSELVDKVTGKLKLY, encoded by the coding sequence ATGCGCCATCAGATGAAGCAGGCCATAGTGCTCAGGAGGGACTTACAGATGGGCAGGGGGAAGGCGGCCGCCCAGGCGGCCCACGCGGCCTGCGACGCCGTCGTGCAAATAGTGAACGGCGACAACAGGCAGTGGTCAGAGTGGCTTCGCGAGTGGCTCTCACAGGGCCAGAAGAAGGTCGTGCTTAGGGTGGAGAGTGAGGATGAGTTGAACAAGGTTTACTCTGAGGCCGTGTCACTGGGCCTCCCAACTTCAATAATAGAGGACGCTGGACTCACCCAGCTGCCGCCAGGCACTAAGACAGCTGTAGCGGTGGGGCCTGCCCCCTCAGAGCTCGTGGACAAGGTCACTGGAAAGCTGAAGCTTTATTGA
- a CDS encoding S-methyl-5'-thioadenosine phosphorylase — protein MELVSPPGVKAHVGVIGGSGLYEAGILKNPVEVKVNTPYGEPSDYITVGEVEGVKVAFLPRHGRGHRYPPHMVNYRANIWALKALGVRWVISVSAVGSLREEMRPGDIVLPEQFIDMTKGRRYTFFDGPVTVHVSMADPFCKHLVDELYSSAARLGYRAHRGATYVCIEGPRFSTRAESRVWRDIFKADIIGMTLVPEVNLACEAELCYATLATVTDYDVWAEHPVTAAEVAKVMEENTEKARKILYDVIPRLATEPEVSRCSCCRALQNAIQ, from the coding sequence ATGGAGCTGGTGTCTCCCCCAGGAGTGAAGGCGCATGTAGGCGTTATAGGCGGCTCTGGGCTCTACGAGGCCGGCATCCTGAAGAACCCTGTTGAAGTAAAGGTGAACACCCCCTACGGCGAACCCAGCGACTACATAACAGTAGGGGAGGTAGAGGGCGTCAAGGTGGCCTTCCTGCCCAGGCACGGGAGGGGGCACAGGTACCCGCCCCACATGGTTAACTACAGGGCAAACATTTGGGCTCTCAAGGCCCTTGGTGTGAGGTGGGTCATAAGCGTCTCAGCAGTGGGCAGCCTGAGGGAAGAGATGAGACCTGGTGACATAGTTCTGCCTGAGCAGTTCATAGACATGACTAAGGGGAGGAGGTACACGTTCTTCGACGGCCCCGTAACGGTCCACGTGAGCATGGCGGACCCGTTCTGCAAGCACCTTGTTGACGAGCTCTATAGCAGCGCCGCCAGGCTTGGCTACAGGGCCCACAGGGGGGCCACATACGTCTGCATAGAGGGCCCCAGGTTCTCAACCAGGGCTGAGAGCAGGGTCTGGAGGGACATCTTCAAGGCCGACATAATAGGGATGACTCTGGTCCCTGAGGTTAACCTGGCGTGCGAGGCCGAGCTGTGCTACGCTACCCTGGCCACGGTCACTGACTATGACGTCTGGGCTGAGCACCCAGTGACGGCCGCCGAGGTCGCTAAGGTCATGGAGGAGAACACTGAGAAGGCCAGGAAAATACTTTACGACGTAATACCTCGCTTGGCGACTGAGCCAGAGGTGTCCCGCTGCAGCTGCTGTAGGGCGCTCCAGAATGCTATCCAGTGA
- a CDS encoding MBL fold metallo-hydrolase produces MDSINKLRVGVLVDEKPRAGLRGEYGLSLYIESERWRLLFDAGSSDTTLGSNASAMGVDLSTVDLAIISHEHFDHTGGLAALARSGTRAPVLIPAGASWRLERAIEDLGLSAKRVVTGSEVLPGAFLLSQQYGPPYEQALAINLKGRGLVTVHGCSHPGPSKIVAKALNDTGVRPFAVIGGLHLAWSPPEGVRSELEALASLGVKVLVPLHCSGSLVMRESSSFGIESREVLAGDWVEF; encoded by the coding sequence ATGGACTCCATAAATAAGCTAAGGGTCGGAGTTCTGGTTGACGAGAAACCTAGGGCAGGCTTAAGGGGCGAGTACGGCCTTTCACTTTATATTGAAAGCGAGAGGTGGCGCCTGCTCTTTGACGCTGGCTCCTCTGACACCACGTTAGGGTCTAACGCATCAGCCATGGGAGTTGACCTCTCAACGGTTGACCTCGCAATAATATCTCATGAGCACTTTGACCATACAGGGGGCCTTGCAGCTCTGGCCAGGTCTGGGACCAGGGCCCCTGTGCTTATACCAGCCGGGGCCTCATGGCGTCTCGAGAGGGCCATAGAGGACCTGGGGCTTAGCGCCAAGAGGGTCGTAACTGGGAGCGAGGTGCTCCCAGGGGCGTTCCTCCTCTCGCAGCAGTACGGTCCTCCATATGAGCAGGCGCTTGCCATCAACTTGAAAGGGAGGGGGCTAGTGACTGTTCACGGCTGCTCCCACCCAGGGCCCTCGAAGATTGTTGCAAAGGCGCTTAACGACACTGGCGTGAGACCCTTTGCAGTCATAGGTGGCCTTCACCTCGCGTGGAGCCCGCCCGAGGGGGTTAGATCAGAGCTTGAGGCCCTCGCGTCGCTAGGAGTTAAGGTGCTGGTGCCGCTACACTGCAGCGGCAGCCTTGTGATGAGGGAGTCTAGCTCCTTTGGCATCGAGTCAAGGGAGGTCCTGGCAGGCGACTGGGTGGAGTTTTAA
- the speD gene encoding adenosylmethionine decarboxylase, translated as MIWKVSSSPEGEAVRDYIIGKHVFGSLYGIPREVAEDENLVRQAVLDAVKAANATLIEIMSWKIGGQKGGVSVIALVNESHIVVHTWTEYRYATVDAYTCGEHTRPEKAFEVILERLRPEYYTYNYADRTQFPASSPVIVVKRREAKAEAAKAAPVG; from the coding sequence ATGATCTGGAAAGTGTCAAGTAGCCCTGAAGGAGAGGCTGTGAGGGACTATATAATAGGTAAGCATGTTTTTGGAAGCCTGTACGGGATACCCAGGGAGGTAGCAGAGGACGAGAACCTAGTGCGTCAGGCAGTGCTTGATGCCGTCAAGGCCGCCAATGCCACGCTGATAGAGATAATGAGCTGGAAGATAGGAGGCCAGAAGGGAGGAGTCTCAGTTATAGCGTTGGTCAATGAGAGCCACATAGTTGTCCACACTTGGACTGAGTACCGCTACGCCACAGTTGACGCGTACACCTGCGGCGAGCACACGAGGCCTGAGAAGGCCTTTGAGGTGATACTGGAGAGGCTCAGGCCTGAGTACTACACGTACAACTATGCTGACAGAACTCAGTTCCCGGCCTCAAGTCCTGTCATCGTTGTGAAGAGGAGGGAGGCCAAGGCAGAGGCTGCCAAGGCAGCGCCTGTAGGCTGA
- the trxA gene encoding thioredoxin, translated as MPEEDDAELRKILERKKAEYVAQALPGTGLQGSGEQLVAELNDSTFDSYISSHRAVVVDFWAPWCAPCFLISPIIDDLAAQHRKIAFARVNADESPETASKYYVMSLPTVMFFLDGQEVDRVVGAVPEDVLEERVQWLESRL; from the coding sequence ATGCCGGAGGAGGATGACGCGGAGCTAAGGAAGATACTTGAGAGGAAGAAGGCTGAATATGTCGCCCAAGCTCTCCCAGGCACAGGACTGCAAGGCTCAGGGGAGCAGCTTGTGGCCGAGCTTAACGACTCCACCTTTGACAGCTACATAAGCTCCCACAGGGCCGTTGTCGTTGACTTCTGGGCCCCGTGGTGCGCGCCGTGCTTCCTAATATCCCCAATAATAGACGACCTGGCGGCCCAGCATCGCAAGATAGCCTTTGCCAGGGTCAACGCTGACGAAAGCCCTGAGACGGCCTCGAAGTACTACGTTATGAGTCTGCCAACTGTCATGTTCTTCCTTGACGGCCAGGAGGTAGACAGGGTTGTAGGCGCTGTGCCCGAGGATGTGCTGGAGGAGAGGGTGCAATGGCTAGAGTCAAGGCTTTGA
- a CDS encoding molybdenum cofactor biosynthesis protein B, with protein sequence MVSFGLVVTSDHVYRGEKRDEVTPLVKERLAKEGRQLVFATVVPNDASTIRSSVLDAVSRADVVLVSGGTGPSPKDLSYDVVKQLASKELPGFGEIFRLKSLDEVGYEAILSRVSAFVVGQSLVVVVPGSPSAMRLALDILTPVVKHAVEQIHGEPHHCDKQI encoded by the coding sequence ATGGTCAGCTTCGGCCTCGTTGTGACTAGCGATCACGTCTACAGGGGGGAGAAGAGGGACGAGGTGACGCCGTTAGTAAAGGAGAGGCTGGCGAAGGAGGGCCGCCAGCTCGTGTTCGCTACCGTAGTTCCGAACGATGCCAGCACTATAAGGTCCTCTGTACTTGACGCTGTGTCACGCGCCGACGTCGTCTTAGTTAGCGGAGGCACTGGACCCTCGCCCAAGGACCTGTCATACGATGTAGTGAAGCAGCTCGCTTCAAAGGAATTGCCTGGCTTCGGCGAGATATTCAGGCTCAAGAGCCTTGACGAGGTGGGGTACGAGGCTATATTGAGCAGGGTCTCGGCCTTTGTCGTTGGACAGTCCCTAGTTGTTGTAGTTCCAGGCAGCCCATCAGCCATGAGGCTAGCCCTTGATATACTGACGCCTGTGGTGAAGCACGCTGTGGAGCAGATACATGGAGAACCTCACCATTGTGATAAGCAGATATAG